The Deltaproteobacteria bacterium genome includes a window with the following:
- the sat gene encoding sulfate adenylyltransferase (ATP sulfurylase; ATPS; converts ATP and sulfate to 5'phosphosulfate and pyrophosphate; in some organisms this enzyme is involved in the incorporation of inorganic sulfate while in others it is involved in the production of ATP in the reverse direction; the enzyme from Thermus thermophilus is dimeric and binds a zinc ion that is coordinated by cysteine and histidine residues that are not found in all related proteins but is found in some thermophilic organisms): DKVLQGGYPLDMRYAGPREALLHATFRQNYGCSRMIIGRDHAGVGDFYGMFEAQTIFDKIPKPAGGKALLCTPLKIDWTFYCYKCDGMASLRTCPHDKKERVMLSGTALRKGLSEGTPIAEHFGREEVLDILREYYAGLDEKVEVKLHGAATGK, translated from the coding sequence AGACAAGGTCCTTCAGGGCGGTTATCCGCTGGATATGCGTTATGCCGGCCCCCGTGAAGCCCTGCTTCATGCCACCTTCCGTCAAAATTACGGGTGCTCCAGGATGATTATCGGCCGTGACCATGCCGGTGTTGGTGATTTCTACGGCATGTTTGAAGCCCAGACCATTTTTGACAAGATTCCCAAGCCGGCCGGCGGAAAAGCCTTGCTTTGCACCCCGCTAAAGATCGACTGGACATTTTACTGCTACAAATGCGACGGCATGGCTTCTTTGAGAACCTGCCCCCACGACAAGAAAGAGCGCGTCATGCTGAGCGGTACGGCACTGCGTAAGGGCCTGTCCGAAGGCACGCCGATTGCCGAACATTTCGGTCGCGAGGAGGTGCTGGATATTCTCCGAGAATACTATGCCGGTCTGGATGAAAAAGTTGAGGTCAAGCTGCATGGGGCTGCTACCGGAAAATAA
- a CDS encoding endonuclease MutS2, protein MISENALELLEFPKLLRVLAEQAHCPATRQAVLDIRPFESLPPIVQRQRLVEELRNMKAEGNPLGIYSFHDLKSFLDRARPEGAVLESFELSAFNPLLRMARDIPKQVREAEYFPELEILTRELRDFPELLTFLERALDPEGNILDQASPWLMELRREIRQLEAQIRRKLEEIIREPRVAAFLQDDFVTQRSGRWVIPVRMDSKTQVPGVVHDVSRTGETAFVEPLNIISLANQMENLMAEQKAEEIRILRVLSTMIRQRADDLEADQEILVHLDLLSCLADLADRLHMEPPEVHEGGTIRLVKARHPLLALSFERKGPGKAVVPLHLDLGDQETVMVITGVNAGGKTIALKTTGLLLLMALSGLPVPADSASRFPLLHDLLADIGDEQSIESSLSTFSAHISRITGILSRANEKTLILMDELGTSTDPVEGSAIACAVLKNLQDKGALVLATTHLTEIKGFVHRTEGMVNASMEFDQKTLSPLYRLRMGEPGQSHALEIARQYGLPEPILETALKLLSGREEGFEQLVADLNRKRREYETGLEDLTRQQEVVAEESRKVNRLLTETEDRQKEILARAYQEAAEILGQTKGKMNLWLEEVKKKDKADRRQVLQKLREEEQSITQKLREAKGLRADSPAIESLHEGDHVFIRSLGCDALVLAVLLKQNRLRVRAEGREIEVSMTDIGFKEGSPNIAKKAISGVLVSREAAPSRINLIGQRVDDALPLIEPFLNHASLAGLPEVFIVHGVGTGVLARAVREYLTGHPLVKGFRKGDRPEGGEGVTIIRLE, encoded by the coding sequence ATGATATCTGAAAATGCTCTTGAACTTTTGGAATTCCCTAAACTCCTGCGGGTTCTGGCTGAACAGGCCCATTGCCCGGCGACCCGGCAGGCCGTTTTGGATATCCGCCCTTTTGAAAGCCTGCCTCCTATTGTCCAAAGGCAGCGTCTGGTGGAAGAATTACGCAATATGAAGGCCGAGGGAAATCCTCTGGGCATTTATTCTTTTCATGATCTGAAATCCTTTCTGGACAGGGCCCGGCCCGAAGGGGCGGTACTGGAATCTTTTGAACTTTCCGCTTTTAACCCGCTGTTACGCATGGCCAGGGACATCCCCAAACAAGTCCGGGAAGCTGAATACTTTCCGGAATTAGAGATCCTGACCCGGGAATTAAGGGATTTCCCTGAACTGTTAACCTTTCTGGAAAGGGCCTTGGATCCGGAAGGCAACATCCTGGATCAGGCCTCTCCCTGGCTCATGGAATTACGGAGGGAGATCCGCCAGTTGGAGGCCCAGATTCGCAGGAAGCTGGAAGAGATCATTCGAGAGCCGCGGGTAGCCGCTTTTTTACAGGATGATTTTGTCACCCAGAGGTCCGGGAGGTGGGTTATCCCGGTGCGTATGGATTCCAAGACCCAGGTGCCGGGGGTAGTCCACGATGTCTCCCGGACCGGTGAAACAGCCTTTGTCGAACCATTGAATATCATCAGCCTGGCCAATCAAATGGAGAACCTGATGGCCGAACAAAAGGCCGAAGAGATCCGCATCCTCAGGGTACTCTCCACCATGATCCGCCAAAGGGCCGACGATCTGGAGGCCGATCAGGAGATACTGGTTCACCTGGATCTCCTCTCCTGCCTGGCCGATCTGGCCGACCGGCTGCATATGGAGCCTCCGGAAGTGCACGAAGGGGGCACGATCCGTTTGGTCAAGGCCCGCCATCCCCTTCTGGCCCTGTCTTTCGAACGAAAAGGGCCGGGGAAAGCGGTGGTCCCTTTGCATCTTGATTTAGGAGACCAAGAAACGGTAATGGTCATTACCGGGGTCAATGCCGGCGGGAAGACCATTGCCCTTAAGACCACCGGACTGCTTCTGCTTATGGCCTTGTCCGGCCTGCCGGTTCCGGCCGATTCAGCCTCCCGTTTTCCTTTGCTCCATGACCTCCTGGCCGACATCGGAGATGAACAATCCATTGAAAGCAGCCTGTCCACTTTTTCGGCACATATCTCCAGGATTACCGGGATATTGAGTCGGGCCAATGAAAAGACCTTGATCCTGATGGATGAACTGGGTACCAGTACGGATCCGGTGGAGGGGTCGGCTATCGCCTGTGCGGTGTTAAAAAATCTCCAGGACAAAGGGGCCCTGGTGCTGGCCACCACCCATCTGACGGAGATCAAGGGATTTGTTCATCGCACGGAGGGGATGGTCAATGCCTCCATGGAATTTGACCAAAAGACCCTGAGCCCTTTGTATCGGCTGCGGATGGGCGAGCCGGGACAATCCCATGCCCTTGAGATCGCCCGGCAGTACGGCCTGCCGGAACCGATCCTGGAAACGGCCTTAAAACTTTTATCCGGCAGGGAAGAAGGCTTTGAGCAATTGGTGGCCGACTTGAATCGAAAAAGGAGAGAATACGAAACAGGGCTTGAGGATTTGACCAGGCAACAGGAAGTCGTGGCTGAGGAAAGCCGTAAAGTAAACAGGCTCCTGACAGAGACCGAAGATCGCCAAAAAGAGATCCTGGCCAGGGCCTATCAGGAGGCCGCGGAAATTCTGGGTCAGACCAAAGGCAAGATGAATTTATGGCTGGAAGAGGTCAAAAAAAAAGACAAGGCCGATCGGCGCCAAGTCCTCCAAAAATTAAGGGAAGAAGAGCAATCCATTACTCAGAAACTAAGGGAAGCCAAAGGTCTGAGGGCGGACAGCCCGGCCATAGAGTCTCTCCATGAAGGCGATCATGTTTTTATCCGGTCCCTGGGCTGTGACGCCCTGGTATTGGCTGTTTTGTTGAAACAGAACCGTTTAAGGGTCCGGGCCGAGGGGAGGGAGATCGAGGTCTCTATGACAGACATCGGGTTCAAAGAAGGGTCTCCGAATATTGCCAAAAAGGCCATCTCCGGGGTGCTGGTCTCCCGGGAGGCGGCTCCTTCCCGTATCAACCTGATCGGCCAGCGGGTGGATGACGCCCTTCCTTTGATAGAACCTTTTTTAAACCATGCTTCTTTAGCCGGTCTGCCGGAAGTTTTTATCGTCCATGGGGTGGGCACCGGGGTTCTGGCCAGGGCGGTTCGGGAATATTTAACCGGACACCCTCTGGTGAAAGGTTTCAGAAAAGGGGACCGCCCGGAGGGCGGTGAAGGGGTTACCATAATTCGATTGGAATAA
- a CDS encoding DUF4445 domain-containing protein, translating into MDSRLMDPKTPLVKKIFLKIPPPSLKDNTAELDRLKRHIKNETGIESLAIPFGQIPAWVSLLREAEYQVTATIAMTPPLCSLFNLEHGDTSRRNFGLAVDLGTTRMAYQLWDLAQGKLLAETSGENPQTRLGADILTRIHWAESPGHLKELQASVLHEINQILKQLGKACRIAPQEVTALALAGNTTMTHLFLGLNPASICREPYIPVLNTVAPLAAEDLGLILHPRGIVYVFPNVGSYLGGDVLAGILNSRLHQQEALSMLVDVGTNAEVVFGNAEWLIGCAGAAGPALEGGVARMGMVAEEGAIEKVRIDPLTKNLSYSLIGQGPPKGICGSGLIDLTAELFMAGLLDIRGKFNRKMPTDRWIEIEGQPAYLLIPKEESATQQPIVLTQVDLDILLRSKAAMYTILTTLVQSVGFTLNDIEQFFVAGAFGNHIDPRRAIILGLLPDLPLERYIPLGNTSLKGAADVLLDYQKIEEVKRIASKITYLEMNVNQDFMNRFSAARFIPHTDPSLFPSVKREPF; encoded by the coding sequence ATGGATAGTCGGTTAATGGATCCTAAAACCCCGTTAGTCAAAAAAATATTCCTCAAGATACCTCCCCCCAGTCTAAAGGATAATACTGCCGAGCTGGATCGATTGAAAAGACACATTAAAAATGAAACCGGGATAGAATCCCTGGCCATCCCCTTCGGGCAAATCCCTGCCTGGGTTTCCCTCCTTCGGGAAGCCGAATATCAGGTTACCGCTACGATTGCCATGACCCCTCCTTTGTGCTCCCTCTTCAACCTGGAACACGGTGATACCAGCCGGAGAAATTTCGGTCTGGCCGTTGACCTGGGTACAACCAGAATGGCCTATCAGCTTTGGGATCTGGCGCAAGGAAAATTATTAGCCGAGACCAGCGGTGAAAATCCTCAGACCCGTTTAGGTGCCGACATATTGACCAGAATTCATTGGGCCGAATCTCCCGGTCATCTCAAGGAATTGCAGGCCAGCGTCCTCCATGAAATCAATCAAATCCTCAAACAACTGGGGAAAGCCTGCCGGATCGCTCCTCAGGAAGTCACCGCCCTGGCCCTGGCCGGTAATACCACGATGACCCATCTCTTCCTTGGGCTCAATCCGGCCTCGATCTGCCGGGAGCCCTATATCCCGGTTCTGAATACAGTTGCCCCCCTGGCCGCTGAGGACCTGGGATTAATCCTCCACCCCCGGGGGATAGTTTATGTTTTCCCCAATGTGGGCAGTTATCTTGGTGGAGATGTTTTGGCCGGAATCTTGAACTCCAGACTGCATCAACAAGAGGCCCTTTCTATGCTGGTGGATGTGGGAACCAATGCCGAAGTCGTCTTCGGCAATGCCGAGTGGTTGATCGGCTGCGCCGGAGCTGCCGGGCCGGCACTGGAAGGCGGAGTGGCCCGAATGGGTATGGTGGCTGAGGAAGGGGCCATTGAAAAGGTCCGGATCGACCCTCTAACCAAAAACCTTTCCTATTCCTTAATCGGGCAAGGACCCCCGAAAGGAATCTGCGGCTCCGGTCTGATCGATCTGACCGCTGAACTGTTTATGGCCGGCCTGCTGGATATCCGCGGAAAATTCAACAGAAAGATGCCCACCGACCGATGGATTGAAATAGAGGGGCAACCGGCTTACCTGCTGATTCCCAAAGAGGAATCAGCCACACAGCAGCCCATTGTTCTGACCCAGGTGGATCTCGACATCCTGCTCCGTTCCAAAGCGGCCATGTATACCATATTGACCACTCTGGTCCAATCCGTGGGTTTTACGTTAAATGACATCGAACAGTTTTTTGTGGCCGGAGCCTTCGGCAATCACATCGATCCCCGCCGGGCCATTATTTTGGGCCTCCTTCCGGACCTGCCTTTGGAACGCTATATCCCCCTGGGAAATACCTCCCTGAAAGGGGCCGCCGATGTGCTGTTGGATTATCAAAAAATTGAAGAGGTGAAAAGAATTGCCTCTAAGATCACCTATCTTGAGATGAATGTGAATCAGGATTTCATGAACCGCTTCAGCGCCGCCCGCTTTATCCCCCATACCGACCCCAGCCTGTTCCCATCGGTGAAGAGGGAACCGTTCTGA
- the mobB gene encoding molybdopterin-guanine dinucleotide biosynthesis protein B — protein MPLILSVVGYSNSGKTSLLEKVIPILKAKGYSVGVIKHTGHAFSLDQSGKDTHKFGKAGADGVVLIGSGQIGYLGKLEETEAMLLDRIEQSFFHDRDIILTEGFKQGDKPKIVVMTKGKEEQLLQEIKGSIVATVGEKPVRSDLPHFKPDDPEGLVQILEDRFLKDRTRPSIRVILDGKNIPMNHFVQEIVKSGLMGMLSPLKGFKDSRAIEVKIQLPDKGQPL, from the coding sequence ATGCCCCTGATCCTCTCTGTTGTCGGTTATTCCAACAGCGGCAAGACGTCTTTGTTGGAGAAAGTAATCCCTATTCTGAAAGCCAAAGGTTATTCCGTGGGGGTGATTAAACATACCGGTCATGCGTTTTCCCTTGATCAATCAGGTAAGGATACGCATAAATTCGGAAAAGCCGGAGCCGATGGTGTGGTATTGATCGGATCCGGTCAAATCGGATATTTAGGAAAATTGGAAGAAACTGAGGCCATGCTTTTGGATAGGATTGAACAGTCTTTTTTTCACGACCGGGACATCATCCTGACCGAAGGGTTTAAACAAGGAGACAAACCCAAAATTGTGGTAATGACCAAAGGAAAAGAAGAACAACTTTTGCAGGAAATAAAAGGGAGTATTGTCGCCACGGTGGGGGAAAAGCCTGTCCGCTCCGATCTGCCCCATTTTAAACCGGATGATCCCGAAGGCCTGGTTCAAATTTTGGAAGACCGTTTTTTGAAAGACCGGACCAGGCCATCGATCCGGGTTATCCTGGATGGAAAGAATATCCCAATGAACCACTTTGTTCAGGAAATAGTCAAAAGCGGCCTTATGGGGATGCTTTCCCCTCTAAAAGGATTTAAGGATTCCCGGGCAATTGAGGTCAAGATACAGCTTCCGGATAAGGGTCAGCCTTTATGA
- a CDS encoding D-alanine--D-alanine ligase, whose translation MKKLRVALLIGGLSNERAISLKSGAEVQKALNPERYEILIYDLKDSLPRLVADAPRIDVALIILHGRFGEDGTVQGLLELLGIPYQGSGVLGSAVAMNKRLTKALYRQEGLPVARDRVVRRGERLVMDPLVEELGWPVVVKPNTEGSSIGIRMANTLDELSKAIEQAFALDKEVLLEEYIKGREITGGILGNQVLQALPIVEIIPSAAYQFFDYEAKYKEMASKEICPAELPEQVTRLAQEYALRAHKVLELRGYSRTDMIVRGEEIILLETNTIPGMTATSLLPQAAQAAGLTFGALLDRLIELALEK comes from the coding sequence ATGAAAAAACTCCGGGTGGCTTTACTGATAGGAGGCCTTTCCAATGAACGGGCGATTTCTCTTAAAAGTGGGGCTGAAGTCCAAAAGGCTTTGAATCCCGAGCGGTATGAGATCCTGATCTATGATTTAAAGGACAGCCTGCCCCGTCTGGTGGCCGATGCCCCCCGGATTGATGTGGCTTTGATCATCCTCCATGGCCGGTTTGGAGAAGACGGGACGGTCCAAGGGCTGTTGGAATTATTGGGTATTCCCTACCAGGGGTCCGGGGTCCTTGGCAGCGCCGTGGCCATGAACAAGCGTTTGACCAAGGCCTTGTACCGGCAGGAAGGTTTGCCCGTGGCCAGGGACCGGGTTGTCCGGCGAGGGGAGCGTCTGGTCATGGACCCGTTGGTCGAAGAACTGGGGTGGCCTGTTGTCGTGAAGCCCAACACCGAGGGGTCCAGTATCGGAATCCGGATGGCTAACACTTTGGACGAACTTTCAAAGGCCATTGAACAAGCCTTTGCCCTGGATAAGGAGGTCTTGCTCGAAGAATATATAAAAGGCCGGGAAATAACCGGCGGGATTCTGGGAAATCAGGTTCTCCAGGCCTTGCCCATTGTCGAGATCATTCCCTCCGCGGCCTATCAATTTTTTGATTACGAGGCCAAGTATAAGGAGATGGCCTCCAAAGAAATCTGTCCGGCCGAATTGCCGGAACAGGTCACCCGGCTGGCCCAGGAATATGCCCTGCGGGCCCATAAGGTCCTTGAGCTTCGGGGTTACAGCCGTACTGACATGATCGTCCGGGGGGAAGAAATAATTCTTTTGGAAACCAATACCATTCCCGGAATGACAGCGACCAGCCTCCTTCCCCAAGCGGCCCAGGCCGCAGGATTGACCTTCGGTGCCTTATTGGATCGGTTGATTGAATTGGCCTTAGAGAAATAA
- a CDS encoding universal stress protein produces MMEKKLLLAIDGSRNSLMALDYVNYLFRSCPEVTLILFHVLPPIPPIYKEEGLLDPMAQKYLVQWKKKQQEAIEGVLKKSKDKLIKSGWPESRVQIRAREKRIGVARDILFEAQKGLYDAVVIGRRGLSKAVEVFLGSVSNKVIQGAGDLPVWVVGGRIINPRILVAVDGSENAKRAVDHLSFILGSRTEEAIEILLLYVWPGLITLSGPRVIPNLSAFPIGREKVEKRITPFLDQCQAMLLEAGLSPSQIKRKICMKCSDIGKAILSEAEKGGYGTIVIGRRGISKTQEFFMGSVSNKILQQAGDKSVWIVG; encoded by the coding sequence ATGATGGAAAAAAAACTGCTTCTGGCCATAGACGGCTCCAGGAATTCCTTGATGGCCCTGGATTATGTAAACTATCTGTTTCGATCCTGCCCGGAGGTAACCCTGATCTTGTTCCATGTCCTTCCACCCATACCTCCCATTTACAAGGAAGAGGGCCTGCTGGATCCCATGGCCCAGAAATATCTCGTCCAGTGGAAGAAAAAGCAGCAGGAGGCCATTGAAGGGGTCTTAAAAAAATCGAAAGACAAGTTAATTAAATCCGGTTGGCCCGAATCCCGGGTCCAGATTCGGGCCCGGGAAAAACGGATCGGGGTAGCCCGTGACATTTTGTTTGAGGCTCAAAAAGGCCTTTACGATGCCGTTGTCATCGGCCGTCGCGGGTTAAGCAAAGCCGTTGAAGTTTTTTTAGGCAGTGTTTCCAACAAGGTTATTCAAGGGGCCGGGGATTTACCGGTTTGGGTGGTTGGGGGAAGGATCATCAACCCCAGAATACTGGTAGCCGTCGACGGATCTGAAAACGCCAAACGGGCCGTAGACCATCTCTCCTTCATCCTTGGTTCCCGTACAGAAGAAGCCATAGAAATCCTTCTGCTGTATGTCTGGCCCGGATTGATCACCCTTTCCGGCCCCAGGGTCATTCCCAACCTTTCGGCCTTTCCAATCGGCAGGGAAAAGGTTGAAAAAAGGATAACCCCTTTTCTGGATCAATGCCAGGCCATGCTCCTGGAAGCCGGACTATCTCCATCTCAAATAAAAAGAAAAATTTGTATGAAATGTTCCGATATCGGCAAAGCCATCCTTTCAGAAGCGGAAAAAGGCGGCTATGGGACCATTGTGATAGGCCGGAGAGGGATTTCCAAAACGCAGGAATTTTTCATGGGCAGTGTCTCCAACAAAATCCTGCAGCAGGCCGGAGATAAGTCGGTATGGATAGTCGGTTAA
- a CDS encoding MFS transporter: protein MFYRVSTTVISPDLIKDLNLTTSQLGLLSSVFFYAFAICQLPLGLALDRFGSRVVVTLLNILGVAGALLFALAQTVAQCVWARVLMGIGMSCNLMGVLTLLAYWFPVNRFAFLNGVIGSIGVLGNLLAATPLAFLAQTFGWRKSFLLFAGINVLLSIGFFLIVRDRPPDRPASNQTRGNPFKGLKTVLSFPVFWGIGLSAFFRYGFVMALQGLWAGPYLVNGLGVDILTAGNALILMGAGLMIGLPLFGRISDHLIRSRNKVIIPSLWVMALLIMALVFLPRGIPTVWIYLWFLAIGLASAPGQIMYSHIKELVPAEVMATAMTGVNLFTMLGAAFLMQAMGLVVEAGPQGLNQPEAFRPAWYLCAAGIGLSGVIYLFIPDSQVLKKSQES, encoded by the coding sequence ATGTTTTACCGGGTATCCACTACCGTTATCAGCCCGGACTTGATCAAGGACCTGAACCTGACTACCTCCCAGTTGGGCTTGTTATCTTCCGTATTTTTCTATGCCTTTGCTATCTGCCAGTTGCCCTTAGGGCTGGCCCTGGACCGTTTCGGTTCCCGGGTTGTAGTAACCCTCTTAAATATCCTTGGAGTGGCCGGGGCCTTGCTCTTTGCCCTGGCCCAGACTGTCGCCCAATGTGTTTGGGCCCGGGTCCTGATGGGAATCGGGATGAGCTGTAATCTTATGGGGGTCTTGACCCTCCTGGCCTATTGGTTTCCGGTCAACCGCTTTGCCTTTTTAAACGGCGTCATCGGTTCCATAGGGGTCTTGGGCAATCTCCTGGCGGCAACCCCCCTGGCCTTTCTGGCTCAAACCTTCGGATGGCGAAAGAGTTTTTTGTTATTTGCGGGGATCAACGTCCTTTTGTCAATAGGCTTTTTCCTGATTGTACGGGATCGCCCCCCTGACCGGCCGGCTTCAAATCAGACCAGAGGGAATCCCTTTAAAGGATTAAAAACCGTCTTAAGCTTTCCGGTTTTTTGGGGCATCGGCCTAAGTGCTTTCTTCCGTTACGGCTTTGTGATGGCCCTGCAAGGTTTGTGGGCCGGGCCCTATCTGGTAAACGGGTTAGGGGTGGATATCCTGACCGCTGGAAATGCCCTCATATTAATGGGGGCGGGCTTAATGATCGGGTTACCCCTCTTCGGCCGGATCAGCGATCATCTGATCCGATCCCGCAACAAGGTCATCATCCCCTCTCTTTGGGTGATGGCCTTATTGATCATGGCCCTGGTCTTTTTACCAAGGGGAATCCCGACGGTCTGGATTTATCTCTGGTTTCTGGCCATAGGTCTGGCCTCGGCCCCGGGACAGATTATGTATTCCCATATCAAGGAGCTGGTTCCTGCTGAGGTTATGGCCACGGCCATGACTGGGGTGAATCTATTTACCATGCTGGGTGCGGCTTTTCTCATGCAGGCCATGGGCCTGGTGGTCGAGGCCGGTCCTCAGGGTTTGAACCAGCCGGAGGCTTTTCGACCGGCCTGGTATCTGTGTGCGGCCGGAATAGGTTTGTCCGGGGTTATTTATCTGTTTATCCCGGACAGCCAGGTCTTAAAAAAATCCCAGGAATCATGA